The nucleotide sequence GAACGCCACCATGAGCAATCCGACGAGGCTCAGTGCAGCACCGTAGTACGCCCATTGGATCTGGCTGATCATAAAGCTGGATTGCGGCCAGTTCACATAGCCCGTGCCCTGACCGATCCAGAGTAGACCGATGGCTATCGCGAATGCGCCGATGGTGAGGAAGAGTGTTCGCATATGAACACTACGCCTCGTTCCTGAATTGGTTTCATCCGCGCATGGCGGTTTACACGTCCAGCAGATCCTCGCTGGCGAACTCCGCCTTGTCGGAAATGAAGGCGAAGCGTGCTTCGGCCTTGGTGCCCATCAGGCGCTCGACGGAATCCGCGGTGCCTTCGCGGTCGTCCGGCAGCAGCACCACACGCAGCATGGAGCGCTTCGTCGGGTCCATTGTGGTTTCCTTCAATTGCGCCGGCATCATCTCGCCGAGGCCTTTGAAGCGGCCGATATCGACTTTGGCGTTGGCGTGGAATTCCCTTTTCAGGAGCTCATCGCGATGCGCCTCGTCGCGGGCGTAGACCGTCTTGGAGCCGTGCGTCAGACGATAGAGCGGGGGCACGGCGAGATAGAGATGTCCTTCGTCGATCAGGCGCGGCATCTGCCGGTAGAAGAACGTGATCAGCAGCGAGGCGATGTGCGCGCCGTCCACGTCCGCGTCCGTCATGATGATGATGCGTGAGTAGCGCAAATCCTCTTCGCGATACTGTGCGCCGATGCCGGCGCCGATGGCCTGAATGAGATCGGCCAACTGCGCGTTCGAGGTCAGCTTGTCCTTGGTTGCCGAAGCGACGTTGAGGATCTTTCCGCGCAGTGGCAGGATCGCCTGCGTCTTGCGGTCGCGCGCCTGCTTGGCGCTGCCGCCTGCGGAGTCACCTTCGACGATAAAGAGTTCGGAGCCCTCGGTGGCGCTGTTGGTGCAGTCGGCCAGCTTGCCTGGCAGCCGCAGTTTTTTCACAGCGGTCTTGCGCGAGGTCTCTTTCTCGGCGCGACGGCGCAGTCGCTCGTCGGCGCGCTCCACCACAAATTCCAGCAGCTTGTTGGCCTGCAGGGGATTGCCGGTCAGCCAGTGATCGAACGGGTCCTTGATGGCCTGTTCGACAATCTTCTGGGCTTCAGCGGTTGCCAGACGATCCTTGGTCTGGCCCTGAAATTCCGGTTCGCGCACGAACACCGAGAGCATGGCGGCTGCGCCAACCATTACGTCTTCAGACGTGATGGACGAGCCCTTCTTGCCCTGACCGATCCGCTCTGCGTAATCCTTCAAGCCGCGCAGCAGCGCGCTGCGGAAACCTGCTTCGTGCGTGCCGCCATCCGGCGTCGGAACCGTGTTGGTGTAGGACGACAGGAAGCCATCGGCGTCCGCAGTCCATGCGACCGCCCATTCGCAAGCGCCGTGTGCGCCGTTGCGGCCTGACTTGCCGGAGAAAATATCCGGATGCACCAGCGTGTCGGCGTGGATTGCTGCGGCGAGATAGTCCTTCAGGCCGCCGGGGAAATGGAATGTGTCTTCCGCCGGCACGTCATCGACGCCCTTGAGCAATTCCTTGTCGCAGCGCCAGCGGATTTCAACGCCGCCGAACAGATAGGCTTTCGAGCGCGCCATCTTGAACAGGCGCTGCGGTTTGAACACGGCCTTCACGCCGAAAATTTCGGTATCGGGCTTGAATCGGATGCTGGTGCCGCGGCGATTGTTGATCTTGCCGAGTTCTTCGAGCTTGCCCTTCGGCTTGCCGCGCTCGAAGGTCATCCTGTAGAGCTGCTGATTGCGCGCGACTTCGACCACGAGCTGCGAGGAGAGGGCGTTCACGACCGATACGCCGACGCCATGCAGACCGCCCGAGGTCTCGTAGACCTTGGAGTCGAACTTGCCGCCCGCATGCAGCGTGCACATGATGATTTCGAGAGCGGACTTCTTTGGAAATTTCGGATGCGGATCGACCGGAATGCCGCGGCCGTTATCGACGACGGTCAGATACCCGTCGGCTCCGAGATGCACCTCGATGAAAGTCGCGTGACCGGCCAGCGCCTCGTCCATCGAGTTGTCGATGACTTCCGCGAACAGGTGATGCAGCGCCTTCTCGTCGGTGCCACCGATATACATGCCGGGGCGACGGCGCACCGGCTCCAGACCCTCGAGCACCTCGATGTCGCGCGCGGTATAGCCAGCCTCCGCGCCTGATGGCTTGGCGGTGGCTTTTGCGGCCGCACGGGGCTTCCGGTCCGATGAGGCGAACAGATCGACGTCTGTTTTATCTTTCTTTTTCAAAGGCTTCCGCATATCTCTTAAATCTTGATAGATCGTGATCAGGGGACGAATCGCTGGCTGTTACTATGCCATGGTTAGGGCGGTAAATGTGACGCAGGCGGTTCCCGAACAAGGCAGTTCCAGTCGTGGTACTTGGAATTAAGGGGAACCGGCAGATTCGATAAAAGCCGGGATTGGGACATTGCATGACGTTCGAGGAAATGACTCGCGGGATCGCCGAATTTGTCCGCGACCATCAGATGTGGGCCGTGCCCGTCGTGTTCGCGCTCGCGTTCGCGGAATCTCTCGCATTTCTTTCGCTGGTCATTCCGGCGTGGGGCGCACTGGTATCGATCGGCGCACTGATCGGCGTTAGCGGCATCAGCTTCTGGCCGGTGTGGATTGCGGGCGGGCTCGGTGCGGCGATGGGGGACTGGGTCTCCTACTGGATAGGGGTCAGGTTTCACGACCGAATAGCTCACATGTGGCCGATGTCGAGTTTTCCCGACATGCTGCCGCGCGCTGAACGGTTCATGCAAAAGTGGGGCGTGCTCGGCATTTTCATCGGCCGCTTTTCCGGGCCGTTGCGCGCGACCGTGCCGCTCGTCGCGGGCATTGTCGAAATGGAGTACTGGCACTTCCAGTTCGCGAACTTCGCCTCCGCGTTCCTGTGGGCTGGCCTGTTGATGGCGCCAGGCATGCTCGGCGTCAAACTGCTCATGTGACCGGGCCATTTCAAACTATTTGTGATCGGGAATAGCTGTCGCGAAGTGGTGTTACAGTGACGCGCGGTCATGCGCGCGTTCGTGCTGCGAATGATTTGCAAGAAGGCGTCACAAACGGCGCGGTGTTTTCAAACGATCTCATTTACGGGGAGAAACAAGATGGATTTGACACGACGTCATGCGCTGACTGGCGCTGCAGCTCTCACTGCGGCTCCGCTGTTATCTGCTCATCCCGCGAAGGCTGCAGCACCCGTTGCGGGCAAGCAGAACGCCAGCTTCTATCGATATAAGGTCGGCGACGCTGAGGTCACCGTGATCTCGGATGGCGCCAACACGTTTCCGCTCGGCGAGACGTTTGTTCTCAACGCCAAGAAGGACGAGGTCAATGCTGCGCTCGAGAAAGCTTTCCGCCCGCGCGACAAGATGACAATCCAGTTCGGACCGCTCGTGATCAACACCGGTGGCAAGCTTGTGGTCATCGATACCGGCAACGGACCCGGCGCTTTTGCATCGAGCAAAGGTGCGGTCGGTCAGTTTTCGTCCAACATGGCGGCGGCCGGGATCGATCCCAAGTCGATCGACATGGTGGTGATCTCGCACTTCCACGGCGATCACGTGAACGGCCTGCTTACCGCAGACAATCAGCTTGCGTTCCCGAACGCGGAGGTTCTGGTGCCTGCCGCGGAGTGGAAGTACTGGATGGACGATGGCGAGATGAGCCGCGCTCCTGCCGGTCGCATGGAAGGTCTGTTTAAGAACAACCGCCGCGTTTTCGAAGCCGGGCTGAAGAAGAAGGTGACGCCCTATGAGTGGGGCAAGGATGTTGCTCCCGGTTTGCTGACCGTCGAATCCATCGGCCACACCCCCGGCCACACGTCGTTTGTCCTGTCGTCCGGCGCGGACAAGGTCTTCATCCAGTCGGATGTAACCAATGATCCCGACCTGTTCGTCCGCAATCCCGGCTGGCACCTGATGTTCGATCAGGACCCTGCACAGGCCGAGAAAACCCGGCGCAAGGTTTACGACATGATCGCCGCCGACAGGATGCGCGTGCAGGGCTTCCATTACCCGTTCCCCGGCCTCGCCAACATCGAGAAGGACGGCTCGGGTTATCGCTGGGTGCCGGCCCCCTGGAATTCGTCCATCTAAGCTGACGGATCACGACTTGACGGAAATTGGGCGCGGACTTATATCCGCGCCCATGATTTTGAATGCAATCATCATCGCTGCCCGCCGTCGCCGCATTCCCGCGGTATGGGCGGTTGATCGCGTTTAAGATCACCTTTCGTGCCGCCGGAGACAGTCCGCGGCATGCTTCCACTCCCAAAACACGCGGTTTGATCTCAGGCGGCTCCTCGCTGAAGCAGGAGTTTGCAATGTACGTTCCGCCCGCCTCCCGAGTTGATCGAACTGCTTGCCTCGCGTTTGCTGCCGCGCGCGGTTTTGGGCTCGCCTGCGCCCACGACGGCAAAAAGCCGGTCGCGTCGCCGGTGCCGTTCCACATTGAATATGGGAGCGATGGCACGCCGCTGCTTTGCTTTCATCTTGCTCGTCACAATCCGCTTGTCGGCCACGCCGACGGCGTGACGCCGTGGCTGTTCGCCGTGAGCGATGCGGACGCCTATGTGTCACCCGATTGGTACGTTTCGCCCGATCAGGTGCCGACGTGGCTCTATCAGACGGTTCACATGACGGGTCCGGTTCGGGTGATGACAGGACAACAACTGCCTGATCATCTGAACCAGGCCAGTGCCCGGTTCGAAAGCGACCTTGCGCCGAAGCGGCCCTGGACGATGGACAAGATGTCTAGCGGCCGTCGCGAGGCGATGATGAAAGCGATCGTGGGATTGGTCATGACCGTCGAGGAGATTGAGGGCAGCTTCAAGCTGAACCAGCACAAATCGGATGCGGACCATGTTGCGGTGACCGGCGCTTTGGCCTTACAGAAGTCGGCGGGCGCACAAACACTGTCGGCTGCGATGCGCGCCGCGCGCCCGCAGGCTTTTGCTGCCATTAAAGAAAATGAAATGTTGAGCACTGTGCACGAAAGGATCGCGCCATGAGCACGAAGAAGAAGATCGGTATCCTCGGCGCTTCGGGCTACACCGGGGCGGAGCTCGTCCGGCTGTTGCTGCGCCATCCCCGAGTGGAGATCGCCGTGCTGACGGCCGACCGGCGTGCCGGGCAGATGATGGGCGACGTGTTCCCGCAATTTGCTCCTTACGATCTCCCACGGCTGGTGACGATCGACGAGGTCGATTGGGCCAACGCCGGGCTCGATCTGGTGTTCTGCGCACTGCCGCACGCCACCACGCAGAAGGTGTTGAAGGACGTTTTCGCCAAGGCCCCTGACGTCAAGATTGTCGACCTGTCGGCGGACTTCCGGCTGGAAGATCCGGCGGCCTACGCCAAGTGGTACGGACACGAGCATCACGCGCTGGAACTACAGAAGGAAGCCGTCTATGGGCTGGCGGAAATCTATCGGCGTGACATCAAGAAGGCGCGGCTGGTCGCCAATCCTGGCTGCTACACCACCTGCGCACAGTTGCCGCTGATTCCGCTGTTGAAAGCCAAGGCGATCGAGCCGGACGAAATCGTCATCGACGCCAAGTCAGGCATGACCGGTGCAGGACGCTCGGCGAAGGAGGAGATGCTGTTCTCGGAAGTCTCCGAAGGCTTCAATGCCTATGGTGTCGGCCAGCATCGGCATATGGCCGAACTCGATCAGGAGTTCTCGAAGGCCGCCGGCAAGGATGTCGTCGTATCGTTCACCCCGCATCTTCTCCCGATGAATCGCGGCATCTTCTCGACCATCTATGTGCGGGGCCGGCGGGGCAAGATCGCGCAGGACCTTCACGAGATTCTGGTCAAGCAATACGAGAAGGAGCCGTTCGTTCACGTCCTGCCGTTCGGCAAGACACCGCACTCGCGGCATGTGCGCGGCTCGAACATGACGTTCATCGGCGTGGCCGCGGATCGCATCGCGGGGCGGGCAATCATCGTCTCGACGCTCGACAATCTTACCAAAGGCGCCTCGGGCCAGGCAGTGCAGAACATGAATCTGGTGCTTGGGTTTCCGGAGACGGCGGGCGTCGATCAGCCACCGATGTTTCCGTAAGACATCGCATAGCGGACATACGAAAGAAAAAAGGGACGGCGATCAGCCGTCCCTTTTGTTTGACCGGCGATGTCGCGCGATCAGAGGATCTTGAAAATCGCCAGCGCGAGAACGGCCTGCGCGATGAATCCGACGGTGAAGGCGAGGGTGCGCAGCACGGGAACGCCGAACGTGTAGACAATGAGATGCGCAACGCGCGACCAGAAGTACACGGCGCAGGCAAGCACGGTCCATTTGGTCGAATAGTCGACCGCATTGAGGATCAGGACCAGCGGCGCGAAGATCACAAGATTTTCGACGGCGTTGTCATGGGCGAACATCAGGCGGTTGGCCCATTCGGCCTGTGGCTTGTCGTTGCGCGACGGGTTCGCCAGGGTGCCGCTAAGGCCGCGCACCTGGCAGCGATTGAGAATGTAGGGCACCCAGAGCAGGCCTGTGAAAATAACGGTCAGCGTCAGCCAGAACAGTTCACGTGTCATCGACGTTTTTCCTTCCAATCTTGCAAGGCCTGCCCGGAGGCGGGTGGAAATGCCTTCACCGTCCCGTCATGGTACGGGGCGAGTCGACGAAGCAAATAACGTGAGAAGTCATAGACGATTGGCGGTGCGAGGCCAATGTCGAGGCAGGTGTTATTCTCAGGCGCGGACCCGGACATAGCTTCCCGGCGCGTCTTCGAGCGCTTCCAAGGGCCCGGAGCCGGGGATGCGCGCGGGCACCTGTTCGGCGTCGATCGACTCGACCCATGAGCGCCAGTCAGGCCACCACGACCCCTTGTGCTCCTGCGCATCCTTGACCCAGTCGGCGAGTGTGACGTCGCCGATGCGGTCATTGGTCCAGTACTGGTACTTTTCCAGCTCCGGCGGATTGACCACGCCTGCAATGTGGCCCGATCCGGCCAGCACATATTTGACCGGACCGCCGAAGAACTGCGAGCCATAGAGCACGGATTCCGCTGGCGCGATGTGATCTTCCTTGGTGGCGAGATTGTAGATCGGCACTTTCACCTTGGAGAGATCGAGTTGGGTGTTGTCGATGGCCATGGTGCCAGTGGACAGCCGGTTCTCGAGATAGCAGTTGCGCAGGTAATAGGAATGGTTTGCCGCCGGCATGCGGGTGGCGTCCGAATTCCAGTGCAGCAGGTCGAATGCCGCCGGCTCCTTGCCCTTGAGATAATTGCTGACGACGTACGACCAGATCAGGTCGTTTGAACGCAGCATGTTGAAGGCCATCGCCATCTTGCTGCCTTCGAGCACGCCGGTTTGTTTCATGTCGCGTTCGAGATTCGAAATCTGGCTCTCGTCGACAAACACGAGCAGATCGCCGGCATGGGTGAAATCGACCTGTGCAGCGAGGAACGTCGCCGAGGTCACACGGACCTGGCGCTTTTCCGCGAGCCACGCCAGCGTCGTCGCCAGCAGCGTGCCGCCCACGCAGTAGCCTATGGTGTGGACGCGCATCTCGCCCGTGGCCTTTTCGATGACGTCCATCGCCGTCAGCGGGCCTTCGCGCATGTAATCTTCGAAGGTCTTGCCGCCGAGCGTCTTGTCGGGGTTGACCCATGAGATCAGGAACACCGTGATGCCCTGATTGACGCACCACTGGACGAATGACTTCTGCCTGTTGAGATCGAGAATGTAGAACTTGTTGATCCACGGCGGCACGACCAGCAATGGCGTGCGCAGGACGGTTTCCGTCGCCGGCGAATATTGAATGAGCTGCATGATCTCGTTCTGGTAGATGACCTTGCCCGGTGTCAGCGCGACATCGCGACCGACTTCGAGGTTGCCTGCGGACTGACGGATCTTGAGCGTGCCGTGTCCGGCCTCGATGTCTTCCGCAAGCATCGTCATGCCGCGGACAAGGTTATCGGCATTGCTTGCCAGCGTTTGCCGAAGAACTTCCGGATTGGTCAGCACGAAGTTGGACGGCGAAATCGCGTTGGTGACC is from Afipia massiliensis and encodes:
- the parE gene encoding DNA topoisomerase IV subunit B, translated to MRKPLKKKDKTDVDLFASSDRKPRAAAKATAKPSGAEAGYTARDIEVLEGLEPVRRRPGMYIGGTDEKALHHLFAEVIDNSMDEALAGHATFIEVHLGADGYLTVVDNGRGIPVDPHPKFPKKSALEIIMCTLHAGGKFDSKVYETSGGLHGVGVSVVNALSSQLVVEVARNQQLYRMTFERGKPKGKLEELGKINNRRGTSIRFKPDTEIFGVKAVFKPQRLFKMARSKAYLFGGVEIRWRCDKELLKGVDDVPAEDTFHFPGGLKDYLAAAIHADTLVHPDIFSGKSGRNGAHGACEWAVAWTADADGFLSSYTNTVPTPDGGTHEAGFRSALLRGLKDYAERIGQGKKGSSITSEDVMVGAAAMLSVFVREPEFQGQTKDRLATAEAQKIVEQAIKDPFDHWLTGNPLQANKLLEFVVERADERLRRRAEKETSRKTAVKKLRLPGKLADCTNSATEGSELFIVEGDSAGGSAKQARDRKTQAILPLRGKILNVASATKDKLTSNAQLADLIQAIGAGIGAQYREEDLRYSRIIIMTDADVDGAHIASLLITFFYRQMPRLIDEGHLYLAVPPLYRLTHGSKTVYARDEAHRDELLKREFHANAKVDIGRFKGLGEMMPAQLKETTMDPTKRSMLRVVLLPDDREGTADSVERLMGTKAEARFAFISDKAEFASEDLLDV
- a CDS encoding DedA family protein produces the protein MTFEEMTRGIAEFVRDHQMWAVPVVFALAFAESLAFLSLVIPAWGALVSIGALIGVSGISFWPVWIAGGLGAAMGDWVSYWIGVRFHDRIAHMWPMSSFPDMLPRAERFMQKWGVLGIFIGRFSGPLRATVPLVAGIVEMEYWHFQFANFASAFLWAGLLMAPGMLGVKLLM
- a CDS encoding MBL fold metallo-hydrolase; the protein is MDLTRRHALTGAAALTAAPLLSAHPAKAAAPVAGKQNASFYRYKVGDAEVTVISDGANTFPLGETFVLNAKKDEVNAALEKAFRPRDKMTIQFGPLVINTGGKLVVIDTGNGPGAFASSKGAVGQFSSNMAAAGIDPKSIDMVVISHFHGDHVNGLLTADNQLAFPNAEVLVPAAEWKYWMDDGEMSRAPAGRMEGLFKNNRRVFEAGLKKKVTPYEWGKDVAPGLLTVESIGHTPGHTSFVLSSGADKVFIQSDVTNDPDLFVRNPGWHLMFDQDPAQAEKTRRKVYDMIAADRMRVQGFHYPFPGLANIEKDGSGYRWVPAPWNSSI
- a CDS encoding FMN-binding negative transcriptional regulator, whose protein sequence is MYVPPASRVDRTACLAFAAARGFGLACAHDGKKPVASPVPFHIEYGSDGTPLLCFHLARHNPLVGHADGVTPWLFAVSDADAYVSPDWYVSPDQVPTWLYQTVHMTGPVRVMTGQQLPDHLNQASARFESDLAPKRPWTMDKMSSGRREAMMKAIVGLVMTVEEIEGSFKLNQHKSDADHVAVTGALALQKSAGAQTLSAAMRAARPQAFAAIKENEMLSTVHERIAP
- the argC gene encoding N-acetyl-gamma-glutamyl-phosphate reductase encodes the protein MSTKKKIGILGASGYTGAELVRLLLRHPRVEIAVLTADRRAGQMMGDVFPQFAPYDLPRLVTIDEVDWANAGLDLVFCALPHATTQKVLKDVFAKAPDVKIVDLSADFRLEDPAAYAKWYGHEHHALELQKEAVYGLAEIYRRDIKKARLVANPGCYTTCAQLPLIPLLKAKAIEPDEIVIDAKSGMTGAGRSAKEEMLFSEVSEGFNAYGVGQHRHMAELDQEFSKAAGKDVVVSFTPHLLPMNRGIFSTIYVRGRRGKIAQDLHEILVKQYEKEPFVHVLPFGKTPHSRHVRGSNMTFIGVAADRIAGRAIIVSTLDNLTKGASGQAVQNMNLVLGFPETAGVDQPPMFP
- a CDS encoding MAPEG family protein yields the protein MTRELFWLTLTVIFTGLLWVPYILNRCQVRGLSGTLANPSRNDKPQAEWANRLMFAHDNAVENLVIFAPLVLILNAVDYSTKWTVLACAVYFWSRVAHLIVYTFGVPVLRTLAFTVGFIAQAVLALAIFKIL
- a CDS encoding PHA/PHB synthase family protein produces the protein MSDTLLSTKTGENGSTKSFDPEAFSANLARALESSGRALSAYLKPRENGEEKGRPPGELNEVVKTFTSVAEYWLSDKDRAADVQMKFGKAYLDLLTSAARRLSGEATTPAAEPSPRDKRFHDPEWKTNQFFDFMMQAYLLTTQCANDLVKNADGLDPHTRKKAEFYVQQVTNAISPSNFVLTNPEVLRQTLASNADNLVRGMTMLAEDIEAGHGTLKIRQSAGNLEVGRDVALTPGKVIYQNEIMQLIQYSPATETVLRTPLLVVPPWINKFYILDLNRQKSFVQWCVNQGITVFLISWVNPDKTLGGKTFEDYMREGPLTAMDVIEKATGEMRVHTIGYCVGGTLLATTLAWLAEKRQVRVTSATFLAAQVDFTHAGDLLVFVDESQISNLERDMKQTGVLEGSKMAMAFNMLRSNDLIWSYVVSNYLKGKEPAAFDLLHWNSDATRMPAANHSYYLRNCYLENRLSTGTMAIDNTQLDLSKVKVPIYNLATKEDHIAPAESVLYGSQFFGGPVKYVLAGSGHIAGVVNPPELEKYQYWTNDRIGDVTLADWVKDAQEHKGSWWPDWRSWVESIDAEQVPARIPGSGPLEALEDAPGSYVRVRA